DNA from Rhinatrema bivittatum chromosome 16, aRhiBiv1.1, whole genome shotgun sequence:
CCAGACCTGGTCTGTTTGACGATGGCATCCAGCTTTGCGTCAAATCAGGGACTGACATTGCTGCAGCCATCGCTAATCTCAATAACTCACAGCAGTGGTGGCCCTATGGGAAACTCAAGCTCACCCCCCTCCAGGTCTGAACTCTGGTTAAGCCACAAGGGTGTTCTCTATTGTCAGAACCCCTTTAAAGACTGTGAAACAGGCTGGAGGTACAACTCAGCCCGAATTGCACAATAGAAACCCACATCTCAGCAGTGGCAAAGGCCTTCGTGCACCTACGCCAGCCTCAACTGCACACCTTCTTTAAGAAACAGCTTCGCCACTGTCATACCCTCACTGACCACCAACTGCCTAGACGACTGAAATCTCTATTCCATGGCACACAATTCAAAATACCTCTAACTTTTATTGAAAACAGCAGTTAGGACTTTTGGTACAGGCCAAACCCACTGACCACATTACACTGGTTTTGCATCAACTACCCTGGCTCCCGGATGAGAGCAGGATACAGTTTAAAACACTTTGCTCCGTCTTTCAAATGCGTGAACCTGCTGGCCCATGAATATCGTGCCCCATGTCTACTTTTCTACatcccccccaccacctcccccAAGGAAATCTGGATCCTCCCAATGGGTCCTTCTATCATCTCCGCCACTGGCTCCACCTAAGCTAACATCAGGGCCAGATTTGAGATGCTGGTGCCCTTTGGCGGAGTGCCACAGTGGCACCAGGCTGCCTGTTACCTATTCCTAAATCCGGGCCTGGCTAACGCACATGAGACTTTGCGCCTCTAAAATATGGCGCAAGTTACCGCTAAAGCTGTGATGGGAAAACTTGCTACCTCGCCGTTTAACCAAGCCTTCCCCTAGACTCCACAGCAGAGGCTCATCCTCGTCCACCGGGAGTCTTCCTGACTGGGAATCCCACTTCCGGGCTACCTCTGTCCAACTGGTTCTTAATATCTATCACACTGCTGCTGTTTATCTTACTTCTTAACCATATATCTGCAATTTATACCCAATGCACTCACCTCTCTGCTCCTTCCTAATGTACTGGTGTCTTGTATATTTACTAGAAATCTACCTTGTGTTTTTATCCATTAGTTATGTACTCGGTGCCTTGTTACTTTATGTAATCTGCCTTAGGCtcacctttaggaaaagactgaatatcaaatgcttataaataaatatggcacAAGGAGGGTGGCCTCCCGATGGGGGGATATATGGAGATGGGAGGATGCCTGATAAGCTGGATGGAAACGCACACGATGAGAGTCCTTACTGGAGGATCCCTGATGACAGCCAGAAAGTAAGGCATAAGAAGGGAGACCTTGATGAACAGCCTGAGGGGAAGGTGGCCTCATGGGGTTGGATGGTGGGGAAGGTTCCTTCAGGTCTGGAAGGGAAGATGAGGTCTCACAGAGTGAGAATCCCTGATGAGAGCTGGACGGAAAGGCGTGAGGCATGACATGGAAGGCTCCCCGATTAGCTGGTTGGTAAAGCATAAGGAAGGTGGCAtgactgactccagattttcaggacaggttgatccgaTCCTGCTTTTACCCCGCTGCATGCAGGGCCCTTGCAGTTCTGAAAGCAAGACTAAAAATCCCTGCATGCAACGGGGTAAAAGCAGGACCGGATCAACCtgacctgaaaacctggagccagctggcaaccctcaCTGGAGTGGGAAGAGCCAAATGGGAAAAGGAATGAGGAGGTTGTTGGAGACAGAAGGCCAAATGGTATCTAGGCCAACAAAAGATTTGTTTATCTAGTGGAAACTCTCCGCTTTAACCTGCAAGTTGAAACCAACTTCCTACATCTCTTTGTTCTGTCTTCTCTCACCTGCAGTCCTTTGTACTCCTCTCTGAGCCTCGGCGAACCTACAGCACTTCCTTTCATGATGAAGTcatttttaatgataaaaaataaatacatttcaagtgGCCTGGTAATGACTGTGCATTGGGTTTTACCTGCCAATAttacactgtttaaaaaaaaataatcacatttATTTCTATAAACTTAATGAACATGCAGTCAAAATTAAAAGCTAAGATTATGCTATTCCATGTAGAGAGAGAGTTTCAGGATGGTGAGAAACCATTTCTGTACTGGTATCAACTCCTGAAATATTCTGCAAGCCTTCCTGGACCAAGACAGAGAATTCTGTTGCTGGACAGATGTGTTACAAGCCCACAAGTGTCTGGGGAAACTCAGCAATCACAGGGTGGAGGGAGGACAGACTTGCTTTTGAGTTAAGGGGCTCTTACTAGTCCTGCACCATAAGGTCCTCCCTATCGCAGCTGACATTTTGTGCGGTGATGACTGCGATGCTCCCTATGATCACGCCGGCGCCCACCACATCAAATGGCGAGACGGCCTCGCGGAGCACATAGTACTGGACTGTCATGGTCACCACCACCTCGGAGTGCAGGACAGCACACACCAGCGCCGGGTGTGTTATGGTGACGGCATAGCTTGCGCAGAGGAAGGAGACAAGTGCCAGGACGCTGATGGCCACCACGCAGGTCACGCTCAGGGGGTCCTGGGGGATGATGGGGCTCTGCAGGATCCACATAGCCGGGGTGCTGAAGACACTGCCCACAGCCCCAAAGACAAAGATGACTGTTGCCAACTTGGATTTGAAGTCAAATGTGCGGAAGATTACCAGACCCAAGGCCAGGGCCAAACCTCCCATGGTAGCTAGGATGTAACCTAGGATGTCATAAATCCGGGTCTTCTCATCCAGTTTCAGCAGGCTAGGCACCACGATGAAGAGCAAGCCAACTGTGCTTCCTAGAAGTCCCAACCAGTTGTAGCCAGTCAGCTTTTCTTTGTCCATACAGAGGGCCAGGAGAGTGGAGCTAACAGTAGAGGACCCCTTCCTCACTGTTGCTGCATTTCCGGTCGGCACCACCATGTAGGAACTATAGGCACAGCCAACGGAGATGACGTTGACCACAGCATGCAGTAGAACACGCTTCCAGGAGTCTGGGGGTCCAAAGAGCGGCGCCTTCTTCCAGCACAACCAAAAGGCGATAAAGAGGTGAAGGAGGCAGCGGAAAAAGAGGATCTCCAATGAAGGCATCTGGGAGGTGGCATTGGCGATGTGGGAAAAGGGCCCCACAAAACCGGCAGGGACTCCACCTCCAAACAGGGCCACCAGCAGCCCCTTCATGCTGTCTGACAGGCGGTACTTCCACCAGGGCACGGGAGCATCAGATGAGTCTGGTTGGCTGGTGCTCCATCGGGACTCTCTGTAAGGGACTTGCATGTTGGCGATCGGCTGCAGCAAGTCATTTGCCATAACGAATCAATGGATGAGACTTCTCAATCCCAATGACTTCtgcaaaggaggaagagagacacTGCAACTTATAATAGATCGCTTTTAATGTGTGTtcacagtaacatagtagataTTGGCAGATAAGTATCATTGGTCCCACCTAGTTTACGAGGTCAACTTTGCCTACACTACTGTACCTGAGGGTATCTCCCAGCCATCAACCATACAAGCCCGGCCACCTTCACTGCTCTAGCTGTGATTCTTACCCTTCCTGGCCCTAACATTGGTCCACTTTGCTAAAGATATCTCCTAGCTATCAGTCTTACAAGCTTGGACACCTGCGGAGATCGCTGCTTCTCCGTTTGTCCCTAGCTGGGACATGTAGCCAGGTAGGCTTTCGGCCCATTCCAGGAAAATGTCCGCCTGCCCCCAGTTGTATCTGAGAATGTATCAAAACCCTGCTGCTGTTTCAAGTTGGTTGGACCGGCACCCACTTCTTGGGAGCTTGACGCACATGTGCTGCTCCTCTATGCAAATTGGCATTGCCATCTCTTCATTTTGGTCCTCTACTCTTCTTGTTAGATGAGCATAGATGTTTCCAGACAATTTCCAACACTTAGGCTCCCCCCACCCTTTATTTTACCTACCACTCCCCTACCTGCTCCTATTAATTCCCTCAGTATTTGTCCCGAGCGTGCTTAAATTCTCTCACTGGTTTAACTGCCACCTCTCAGTAAAGATGGATTTCTTCTGAGCCTTCACCCTTAGGGGCCAGGGTAATTCAGTGCATTAACGCTGGGATACTCTCAACATGCTTGTGTATTAGTCCACCTTAATATGCTAACTCACAGTTAATGTAGACTAATGCCGTACTTGCTAATGAGCTTcgttgcatgcaaatgcatgcagagCAGCTTATTAACATTCAAATAGAGTTAACACAAATCACATCATGAAACATGATTTATATTAACCCCCAGGTAACCTCTCTGAGGTGTAATTAACTTTTAGCGTTAGCTTCTGGAAGCTAAGGCAAGGCCTGATGTGGGCTATGATGTCCTACTCCACCCATCTCAAATGAAAGCCCCTCTGCCTCGTAACCCCACCTCCCCTCTATCAAATGCAGCAATGGTGGAGGCAGCGCCCCCCCATGAGTACCATATatcctcccatccccaccccctgcCAGGCCAGTCCTCCCAGCCCTGGTCTACCCGTCTTGCTCCTCCCTATCCCAGCTGTTCTCTCTTGTCCTCCGAGAGGGTTGGGCCACAAATGAAGGTGTGGGAAGGCCTGTGGGGCTTGAGCTGGGTAGAGGCCTTCATTCAGCCTTCGGGCCTTTGCAGCTGCTGTTGGGCCTTACGTTATTACTTGCAGCAGTACCACCTCTCACACTCTACCTCAAAACACCCAGTTTAATGCCCGCTAGAGTTCAGTGGCTCTTAAACACCGTGCTTTCCAGCAAATAATGGCTGCAGTAAAATCTGCAAATAATGGCTGCTTTCACCGTAGCTTAGgctctggatttctttttttttttttttcatggaaaatgccTGCTTGTACTTTACGGAAGCTGCTAAATATCTGAACTTCCCCATCTTatccccctttccccttctcgCTAAGCGTTTTCTGGAGCTGTGAAGAAACCCAACCAGCAATCGGATATATTCGGAATGTTAAATGGAGCCACGGGACAGCCAGGCCTCAGCGAATCCACGTCTGAAACGCGAAGACGACCGtctggttctctttttttttttgcaggacagGCTGAATCAAGCATGgttttacctccccccccccccccccatggcataCTGGCACTCGTAGCTCtggttcccctcccccactgcatGCCACCAGGACTTCATCTGCAAAATCAGAGCCAGCTAGCATGAGATAAACTTGCATGAAAACCCAGTTGGCTGTGGGGTCAcccggacaggtttgggaaggccAGAAAATCACATGGCCTGCAAATGgattggagtaaaaaaaaaaacaaaaaaccagaacCGGCAAATTGTTTTTCCTATACCTGATGCCAGCCAAAGACGCAGCCTGCGTGGGATAAAGATTATTCAAGTCTTGTGCACCCAGGGatgataatttaatttaaaacatatttatgaCCTGCCTATCTAAATCCTAAGCAAGTTACCTATAAACAACCATAAAGCATAACAAGATCAACCATAAAACATACACAGATTCCAAACATAAAATCAAAGGTTAAAACATATCGTCTGAACTCCAACTGTCCCAAATTTTATGCTGCCTGCATCCTGCTACTGATGCCCCCAGTCCCTTCTTCCCATAAGTCtagccctccttccccccccccccccccccgacccactCTCATCCCTCCTGCTCCATCTCAGcaatctcctccctccttcccccaaccAAACCCACTGCTCtcatcccttctccccagggccagatttaggattttCCTTTGAAGTTGTGCAGGCACGTGGCTCCAAAGCAGGCAGAACGTCTCCTTTTTTGGCCTATCAAGCTGCCTGtacctaaatccaggcctgctcttcccccctgctgctgcctagcacccccccgcccccatgcAGTCTCGTCCCTGCCTCCCCCCTGCTGGACCTGACCCAAGCATGTCATGGAGCCGAGAGCCCCCTTGCCCCAGGTGCCAGAAGTGACGCGTGTGCACCTTTCGTAACATACACGCACGAATGAGGCCTGCGGTGTGCCTATACCCACCCCATCGGGCCCTGACAGATACCGTCCCCTGTGCTAAGTGCAATAAGACactgtatatatagatatagaaatATGGCGGCAGGAAAACCATCCGGCCcgtctaatctgcccatccatacaACTGTTCAGCTCCACAATCCTTACCACTCCCTCCCGATTAACAGAACGtaaggaattgccatgctgggtcagaccaagggtccatcaagcccagcatcctgtttccaacagaggccaaaaccaggccacaagaacctggcaagtacccaaacaccaaacaGGTTGCTTTACAAAGGTGGTGCAGTGGTGTGGGTGAAAAGGACAGACGTGCGGCCGGAAGTATTTGCAGGAGACAAATAGCAGAATTGACAGCTATAGAAAGGCTGGTGACAGGGGTGGAAACCAATCGCCCCCTATTAAGTCCCTTTTTGATTTGAAATGTCTTCGGTTCTTGGGTGGTTTTGAAGCCCCCCTTCTAAAATGATGGGACGCTTTGAAACAAACACACAAACGGACTTAAACTAGGGAAACGCTGTTTTCCTCATCCCTTACGGTCACTCCTGCCATGGTAGTGAATTCCACTGTTTGCTCAGCTTCCATCCCTTAACTTTACAGCTTTGAAAACCACGATTCCCCTCTGTAATGCCACCTGTTCCTTTCCCTGTATCTGGGACATCGTCCTGGGCTTCTTTCCGCACTGATCCGATGAAAGGAGCGCAGCCCTCTAACGCCGGTCACAAATGTATTTTAAGTCCAATGAAAACCCCTCGTCTACCACTTGTTTGCCTGCCTGGCGTTCAAGGGCAAAGGGACAGGGGGTCCTTTCTCAGtgcccccccctccacccccccgcagGCACCCGCACACTCCAAGGGGCTGCCCGTGCCTGGCAGCACGGCACTGCGCATGTCCCCTTTAAGAATGTGCTCCAGCAGCGGAAAAGGCTTCTCCCATAAGCCACGAGTGACGCTTCTTGTTTTCTTCGCTGATAATTCTGTACAGTCATTCTTTCCAGTGGGAACAGGCGCTAGTATCTCGCAGGCACgcttctctttcctcctcccatCCTCCCGGCCTTTGCCAGCGCCCCCTTCACTAGCAAGGCCTTGGTTTTTGcgttggagaggggggggggggcgggggggtgtccCTTCCACGGAGGGACTGTTCCGCCGAGTTGGCCACGGAGCAGCTGCAGCTGGAGAGAGTCCTCCCACCTTCCACCCCAGCCCCTTGCCCTGCTTGGTACTCCCCAAGTGGCAgtcaggtttgggggggggggtgcagcaaGGGGTCGATAACGAGCTCCAGATTTTCGGGTCGGGGGCCCGGGTTTTAATCCCCCACTGCTTGCCTGCCTGGACCTGCAGTCTGGCTTTTTCTCAGGGGGCATCAGTAGGGACAGCGCAGAACAGCAAGCCCGCGCGCGTGCCAGACCGACCTGCTTGGAAAAATCTGCCCGCGAGCTTCCCTGCTTTCCtaccccccacacacccccccccccgtttaccTTTCAGGGTGCAACATTAGCCCTGGTCGGATCAGTCGGCGAGAGTGGCGCAGCTCTCTCCGACCTCCTCCGCGCCCGTCCTCGCACGCAAGCACGCAGCCCAGCAAGGGCGAAAACTAAAAGCGCACCCTTCCAAGTGTCAGACAAGGCCAGGCTCGGGGTGTGACATCACGGCCCCAACTCATTGTGACAGCCTGAAATGCGTGGAACCAGCTGACCAATCAGAGGGCAGGGCTCACGGGCACTGTGACATCTTGGCCAGAGTCAGGTTGACTGCCTGCCGCGTCAGGTCTGCATTGCACCAGGGCTGGGGACACACTGACATCCGCTAATAAAAGTTTTAAGAAACGGGAAGGCCCTGGGACCTCAGCCCCTCCAGATttaatgaagggggggggggaactgccccctccccccctgctcaTCCTGCATTTTGCTGGAGCCTCCTGTAGCATTGCAGCATCCTACATCCCTATAATGCACATCATCTCCCGCTCTCGCCGCCCCCCCCGTCACAGATGCACGGGTCCCAGGCCCGTATATTTAAACGGGAAGTTGTCTCCAGCCATAGTGAACCCTGGCACCAGGTAGGAGCCCGAGGCCAGTGTCTGTAGCGCTATGCATGGATCCCAGGCTGGCATTTTAAAGGGCGGCCCGTCCTCTCTTCCCACCCACGAGGCCCAGGGCGCCATGTTTATGGGCGCGCTGCGTCTGCCCCCACAATACATGCATCCCAGGTGTGTTTGGGAACCATTCAGTGCCCCCCCACCTCCCTACATATGCATGGCCCCAGGCCTCAGGGTCTAAGGCCGTGCCgcccctccacctcccccaggCCGGTGCTGTCCCACCCCTCTCATCTTCATTCATGGGGGTACCAGGCCAGCCTCTCTCAGGGCACCTTGTccacctgctccccccccccccccgcccatgcCCAGATTTAGGCACAGACAACAGAGGAAAGTGCCCAGGGCAGCAAATCTTTAAGGCGCCCAAAAAAACTGGGACTGCTTTTCGATTTCCAGGGAGGAAAACCCCGCATCCGCAGGTTTCTGACTAGAGATCCTATAACCTTACATCCAGCTTCAGCTGGCTCCCGAGTCGCCCTGTTTAAAGGGCAAGCTGTCCCCACAGATCCCAGGCCGGCCTGAGGGCGTGAtgtcaccccccacccctcttccCTGGACCCCCCCAGTTCCCCGGGTCCAGGCTGGCCTGTTAATGGTgtgatattccccccccccccctcttccctggGTGCGAGATGTCCCCCCCTTTCCCTGGGTCCCCAGCCCCCCTGGGTGCAAGATGtccccccatccctctcccctgGGTGCATAAtgtcctcccccgcccccccttccCTGGGTGCATgatgttcccccccccctttccctgggTGCATAAtgtcctcccccgccccccccttccCTGGGTGCATGATGtcctcccacccctcctccctGGATGCGTGATGTgtgtccccccctcccttccctttttcctggtccctagccccccccccccctgggcgCCAGGCCGGCCTGTTTAAGGGCGTGATGCCCCCCCAGCCCGCGCGAGGCCCTGCCGGCCGTGCAGCGCTCGGAAAGTTTGGCCAGgctgaggctgctgctgctggtggctgCTGATGATGTCAGAGGCGGGGAGGGAGGCAGCAGAGAGAGCGCGGAGAGTGCCGAGGCAGTGAGCATGCACAGCACCggaggaagggagaaaaaaaaaaaaaaaagagagcgagaaagagagagagagaggggactcCATTTTGGGCTGCCTGAGAAGCCAGGATCCCTcagtaaccccctccccccctctcgtCGGAGAACCAGGTAGGGACCCCCGCCTCTGCTTCCCGGCATGCGGATCGCACCCCCCCCCCGCAGGGCAGCTTTCTCCTGTGCGTGCAGCGGGGCGGATCTGGGCAGTGGATTTGTTTATTCAGCATtgcctctctgtgtgtgtgtgtgcacccgggtggggagaggcaggcaggcaacTGCTCGTTTAGAAATTGGGCGAtcgccccctccccataccacGGAGAGGGGAGAGACACGGAGTCTGTGCCGCCAGGGGTGGGAGATGTCAGATCTGGGAAAGGGGACCAGAGAGGTGGGATGgcgggagttgggggggggggggcccttggcTGCCCTGACGATCCTCCTCTGTGATGCACTGAAAAATCTGCTGCTGTGCGAAGGCTCCTTGGTGCTTGCATTTCATACATAGGCACGAATATGTTTCCAGGGATTGTGCCTGCGTGTGTGCGGATTTCTACG
Protein-coding regions in this window:
- the LOC115077187 gene encoding solute carrier family 35 member G3-like, producing MANDLLQPIANMQVPYRESRWSTSQPDSSDAPVPWWKYRLSDSMKGLLVALFGGGVPAGFVGPFSHIANATSQMPSLEILFFRCLLHLFIAFWLCWKKAPLFGPPDSWKRVLLHAVVNVISVGCAYSSYMVVPTGNAATVRKGSSTVSSTLLALCMDKEKLTGYNWLGLLGSTVGLLFIVVPSLLKLDEKTRIYDILGYILATMGGLALALGLVIFRTFDFKSKLATVIFVFGAVGSVFSTPAMWILQSPIIPQDPLSVTCVVAISVLALVSFLCASYAVTITHPALVCAVLHSEVVVTMTVQYYVLREAVSPFDVVGAGVIIGSIAVITAQNVSCDREDLMVQD